A genome region from Hevea brasiliensis isolate MT/VB/25A 57/8 chromosome 7, ASM3005281v1, whole genome shotgun sequence includes the following:
- the LOC110663211 gene encoding CASP-like protein 5C1 has translation MEDVPGAMGTSASLALRLGQAIFSTASLLFMCLGIDFYSYTAFCYLVTVMGLVIPWSVTLVLVDIYSVFVKCLPHQPKILSAIIIGDWVLSFLSLAAAGSAASVTDLLLDVGTSYCPAKMCSRYQLSAAMAFLSWFLSFASSLFNLWLLPSL, from the exons ATGGAAGATGTGCCTGGCGCAATGGGGACAAGCGCTAGCTTGGCTCTGAGATTGGGCCAGGCTATTTTCTCAACAGCTTCCCTTCTGTTCATGTGTCTGGGCATTGACTTTTACAGTTATACTGCTTTCTG CTATTTGGTGACTGTAATGGGTTTGGTAATTCCATGGAGCGTAACTCTGGTGCTAGTGGATATATATTCTGTCTTTGTTAAATGTTTACCTCATCAACCAAAAATTCTTTCAGCCATTATCATTGGAGATTGG GTTTTATCATTTCTATCATTAGCAGCAGCGGGCTCAGCAGCAAGTGTTACAGATCTTCTGCTTGATGTTGGAACTTCATATTGCCCTGCAAAGATGTGTAGCAGATACCAGTTGTCTGCTGCTATGGCTTTCCTGTCATGGTTTCTGTCATTTGCTTCATCTCTCTTCAATCTTTGGCTTCTACCTTCTTTGTAA
- the LOC110663212 gene encoding cold-regulated 413 plasma membrane protein 2 isoform X2 translates to MGRMEYLKMSTDLVKTDLIQSDLNELNVAAKRLLNDATRLGGLGFGTSFLKWVASFAAIYLLILDRTNWRTNILTSLLVPYIFLSLPSVIFNFFRGEVGKWIAFIAVVLRLFFPRHFPGSLILLLVVAPSFFAHTLKNSWVGVLICLIIGCYLLQEHIRASGGFRNSFTQLHGISNTVGIILLFVYPVWALVLHFI, encoded by the exons ATGGGGAGGATGGAGTACTTGAAAATGAGTACTGATCTAGTAAAAACCGATTTGATTCAGTCTGATCTCAATGAGCTCAACGTTGCTGCCAAGCGACTCCTAAATGATGCCACTAGGCTTGGTGGCCTCGGCTTTGGTACTTCTTTTCTCAAATGGGTTGCCTCTTTTGCTGCCAT ATATTTGCTGATATTGGATCGAACAAACTGGAGAACAAACATTCTTACTTCACTCTTAGTACCTTATATTTTCCTTAGTCTCCCTTCAGTAATATTCAACTTCTTCAG AGGCGAGGTTGGAAAATGGATTGCTTTCATTGCAGTGGTGCTTAGGCTTTTCTTTCCTCGTCACTTCCCAG GATCATTGATTCTTCTTCTGGTTGTGGCTCCCAGCTTCTTTGCACACACGTTGAAGAACAGCTGGGTTGGTGTCTTGATATGCCTCATCATTGGTTGTTACTTGCTGCAAGAGCACATCAGGGCATCTGGTGGATTCAGAAACTCTTTCACACAACTCCATGGAATATCAAACACTGTTGGCATTATTCTGCTGTTTGTTTATCCAGTATGGGCACTGGTGCTCCACTTCATCTAg
- the LOC110663212 gene encoding cold-regulated 413 plasma membrane protein 2 isoform X1 — translation MGRMEYLKMSTDLVKTDLIQSDLNELNVAAKRLLNDATRLGGLGFGTSFLKWVASFAAIYLLILDRTNWRTNILTSLLVPYIFLSLPSVIFNFFRGEVGKWIAFIAVVLRLFFPRHFPDWLEMPGSLILLLVVAPSFFAHTLKNSWVGVLICLIIGCYLLQEHIRASGGFRNSFTQLHGISNTVGIILLFVYPVWALVLHFI, via the exons ATGGGGAGGATGGAGTACTTGAAAATGAGTACTGATCTAGTAAAAACCGATTTGATTCAGTCTGATCTCAATGAGCTCAACGTTGCTGCCAAGCGACTCCTAAATGATGCCACTAGGCTTGGTGGCCTCGGCTTTGGTACTTCTTTTCTCAAATGGGTTGCCTCTTTTGCTGCCAT ATATTTGCTGATATTGGATCGAACAAACTGGAGAACAAACATTCTTACTTCACTCTTAGTACCTTATATTTTCCTTAGTCTCCCTTCAGTAATATTCAACTTCTTCAG AGGCGAGGTTGGAAAATGGATTGCTTTCATTGCAGTGGTGCTTAGGCTTTTCTTTCCTCGTCACTTCCCAG ATTGGCTGGAGATGCCAGGATCATTGATTCTTCTTCTGGTTGTGGCTCCCAGCTTCTTTGCACACACGTTGAAGAACAGCTGGGTTGGTGTCTTGATATGCCTCATCATTGGTTGTTACTTGCTGCAAGAGCACATCAGGGCATCTGGTGGATTCAGAAACTCTTTCACACAACTCCATGGAATATCAAACACTGTTGGCATTATTCTGCTGTTTGTTTATCCAGTATGGGCACTGGTGCTCCACTTCATCTAg